From Diaminobutyricibacter sp. McL0608, one genomic window encodes:
- a CDS encoding ABC transporter permease, with the protein MTATLDIAVKRKRPILPAVWRRPMAVIGVVVIAIWLIIAIFCPLIAPYDPLAQSFARLSPPSPEHWFGTDAVGRDVLSRTLYGARVSLPLALILVVSSMIIGSVLGAFAGYFGRGVDEVIMRISDLVFAFPTIILAMIVAASLGPSLTNAVIALLVVSWPSYARVMRSMVLGERAREYVIAGRLLGASAYRSLGRDVLPNVAAPVLVLATLDFGNAILLLSGLSFLGLGATPPTPEWGSMVADGVQNFSAWWLSAFPGLAIFTVVMAFNFLGDAMRDALDPRSAGKVQGVSV; encoded by the coding sequence GTGACCGCGACCCTTGACATCGCCGTCAAACGAAAGCGCCCCATCCTGCCGGCCGTCTGGCGGAGGCCGATGGCCGTCATCGGCGTGGTCGTGATCGCCATCTGGCTGATCATCGCCATCTTCTGCCCGCTGATCGCCCCATACGATCCGCTCGCCCAGAGCTTCGCACGGCTCTCCCCGCCGAGCCCGGAACACTGGTTCGGCACCGACGCGGTCGGGCGCGATGTGCTCTCGCGCACCCTCTACGGGGCGCGCGTCTCCCTTCCGCTCGCACTCATCCTCGTGGTGTCGTCCATGATCATCGGCTCGGTTCTGGGTGCCTTCGCGGGCTACTTCGGCCGCGGAGTCGACGAAGTGATCATGCGAATCTCCGACCTGGTATTCGCCTTCCCGACGATCATCCTCGCCATGATCGTCGCGGCGTCCCTCGGCCCCAGCCTCACCAATGCCGTGATCGCACTGCTCGTCGTGTCGTGGCCGAGCTATGCCCGCGTCATGAGGTCGATGGTGCTCGGCGAGAGGGCGCGAGAATACGTCATCGCCGGCCGGCTTCTCGGCGCGAGCGCATACCGGTCCCTCGGCCGCGATGTGCTGCCGAACGTCGCCGCTCCGGTGCTGGTACTCGCCACCCTCGACTTCGGCAACGCCATCCTGCTCCTGTCCGGCCTCTCATTCCTCGGCCTGGGGGCGACCCCGCCGACGCCGGAATGGGGATCGATGGTCGCCGACGGCGTACAGAACTTCAGTGCCTGGTGGTTGTCCGCCTTCCCGGGACTCGCGATCTTCACTGTGGTGATGGCCTTCAACTTCCTCGGGGACGCCATGCGCGACGCCCTCGACCCGCGGTCGGCCGGCAAGGTCCAGGGGGTGTCGGTGTGA
- a CDS encoding ABC transporter permease: MISQKSSSSTLEAPAPARLVSDERRRLPPLVRYIALRLGVSVLLIFGVTLVTFTLTNLVPADPAQAALGERAASDPAVVAEFRKAQGLDKPVVVQYFVYLGHLLQGNLGVSTQTHNPVSQDLAVAFPATAELAIFVIVFSIFIGIGLGLYAALRHNRFTDQLIRIFSLGGISIPTFWLALAVFYIFFYQLHWAPGSGRLDPAAQAPPTVTGMYTVDALLAGQWDTFVDALSHLALPGLVLTLYTVGLLIRFARSAVLDVLGQDYVTAARAKGLSSRRVVFGYTLRGALLPILTIVGLAFGSLLSGTVLTEQVFSWGGIGQYAYKAATTLDLPAVMGVGLIVGMVYIITNFVIDVIYGVVDPRVRVQ, translated from the coding sequence TTGATCTCGCAGAAATCAAGTAGCTCGACCCTGGAGGCGCCCGCGCCCGCCAGACTCGTCTCAGACGAGCGTAGGCGCCTCCCCCCTCTCGTCCGCTACATCGCACTCCGCCTGGGTGTCAGCGTCCTGCTGATCTTCGGGGTCACTCTCGTCACCTTCACCCTCACCAACCTGGTGCCCGCCGACCCGGCGCAGGCCGCATTGGGGGAGCGGGCGGCGAGTGATCCGGCCGTGGTCGCAGAGTTCCGCAAGGCGCAGGGGCTCGACAAGCCGGTGGTCGTGCAGTACTTCGTGTATCTCGGCCACCTGCTCCAGGGCAACCTCGGCGTCTCGACCCAGACGCATAACCCGGTGTCGCAGGATCTCGCGGTCGCATTCCCCGCCACGGCCGAGCTCGCGATCTTCGTGATCGTCTTCTCGATCTTCATCGGGATCGGACTCGGCCTCTACGCGGCGCTCCGACATAATCGCTTCACCGACCAGCTCATCCGGATCTTCAGTCTCGGCGGCATCTCGATTCCGACGTTCTGGCTGGCGCTCGCTGTCTTCTACATCTTCTTCTACCAGCTGCACTGGGCGCCCGGCAGCGGCCGGCTCGATCCCGCTGCACAGGCCCCGCCGACCGTCACCGGCATGTACACCGTCGACGCCCTGCTCGCCGGTCAGTGGGACACGTTCGTCGATGCGCTCTCGCACCTCGCACTTCCGGGGCTGGTGCTGACGCTCTACACCGTCGGACTGCTCATCCGGTTCGCGCGGTCGGCCGTGCTCGACGTCCTGGGCCAGGACTACGTGACGGCCGCGCGCGCCAAGGGCCTGAGCTCCCGGCGGGTCGTCTTCGGCTACACGCTGCGCGGCGCGCTCCTGCCGATCCTGACCATCGTCGGTCTCGCCTTCGGTTCACTCCTGTCGGGCACCGTACTCACCGAGCAGGTCTTCTCATGGGGCGGGATCGGGCAGTACGCCTACAAGGCCGCTACCACTCTCGACCTGCCCGCGGTCATGGGCGTCGGCCTCATCGTCGGCATGGTCTACATCATCACCAACTTCGTGATCGACGTGATCTACGGTGTGGTCGACCCGAGAGTGAGGGTCCAGTGA
- a CDS encoding ABC transporter substrate-binding protein, with the protein MTRSHTGRTIAGVIAVGIATALVITGCSPSGGKTTSSTKTLVVDQSFDLKTSDPGRAFELTGSIVDRALYETLLTFKGSDVTKPVPQLATYKESSDNKTLTLTLDGKHKFSDGTTVTADDVVFSLKRVQGLKGNPSFLLDGVTVNKVDDNTVTLTTETPNPALPFILPNPSLGILNSTLVKKNGGAEDDTDKAEAFLNKTSAGSGPYELESYNVNTKVVFKLNPHYVGDAPAYGRVVLENVAGPTQKINVQAGSSQVALDLNSDQVQGLDGGSTKVIKGVSPYVIYTWYNQNPTVGAGVTNKAEFLTAVRHGIDYSKILSIAGTGSTQPGGMVPSMFLGALSSDPSNTFDAAAAKTALAASGYAGQAVTFSYPNDITVNGLQMQTLAEAIQAQLKDIGITITLAPSPISTFLDAYRAGKLQSGIMYWGPDFPDPSDYLVFNPGESLGLRAGWAKGADPAVTTLADAAASAVGSADRAKAYQAWQTQANATGAFLPVVQPGQYVVTATSIKQLELNPVWTVDLAEIK; encoded by the coding sequence ATGACCAGGTCTCACACGGGCCGCACCATTGCGGGCGTCATTGCGGTCGGCATTGCCACCGCACTCGTCATCACAGGCTGTTCACCGAGTGGCGGTAAGACGACGTCCAGCACCAAGACCCTCGTGGTCGATCAGTCGTTCGACCTCAAGACGTCGGATCCGGGCCGGGCGTTCGAGCTCACGGGCAGCATCGTCGACCGTGCGCTGTACGAGACACTGCTCACCTTCAAGGGCTCCGACGTGACCAAGCCCGTGCCGCAGCTCGCCACCTACAAGGAGTCGTCCGATAACAAGACACTCACGTTGACGCTCGACGGAAAGCACAAGTTCTCCGACGGAACGACCGTGACCGCCGACGACGTCGTGTTCTCGCTCAAGCGCGTCCAGGGACTGAAGGGAAACCCCTCATTCCTGCTCGACGGCGTCACCGTCAACAAGGTCGACGACAACACTGTCACCCTGACGACCGAGACCCCGAACCCGGCCCTGCCGTTCATCCTGCCCAACCCGTCGCTCGGAATCCTGAACTCCACGCTCGTCAAGAAGAACGGCGGAGCCGAAGACGACACCGACAAGGCGGAGGCGTTCCTCAACAAGACCTCGGCCGGCTCCGGACCGTACGAACTCGAGTCGTACAACGTCAACACCAAGGTCGTGTTCAAGCTGAACCCGCACTACGTCGGCGATGCACCCGCGTACGGCCGCGTCGTCCTCGAGAATGTCGCGGGTCCGACCCAGAAGATCAACGTCCAGGCAGGCTCGAGCCAGGTGGCACTCGACCTCAACTCCGACCAGGTCCAGGGCCTCGATGGAGGCTCGACCAAGGTGATCAAGGGCGTCTCGCCCTACGTGATCTACACCTGGTACAACCAGAACCCGACGGTCGGCGCCGGAGTGACCAACAAGGCGGAGTTCCTCACGGCGGTCAGGCACGGCATCGACTACTCGAAGATCCTCTCCATCGCCGGAACGGGTTCGACGCAGCCAGGCGGCATGGTCCCGTCCATGTTCCTCGGCGCGCTGAGTTCCGACCCGTCGAACACGTTCGATGCGGCGGCGGCCAAGACCGCGCTGGCAGCGTCCGGATACGCGGGTCAGGCCGTGACGTTCTCCTACCCGAACGACATCACGGTCAACGGCCTCCAGATGCAGACCCTCGCCGAGGCGATCCAGGCGCAGCTGAAAGACATCGGCATCACGATCACGCTTGCGCCGTCGCCGATCTCGACCTTCCTCGACGCCTACCGCGCCGGTAAGCTCCAGTCGGGAATCATGTACTGGGGGCCGGACTTCCCGGACCCGTCCGACTACCTCGTGTTCAACCCGGGTGAGTCGCTCGGTCTCCGTGCCGGCTGGGCGAAGGGTGCGGACCCGGCGGTGACCACGCTCGCGGATGCTGCCGCATCGGCCGTCGGTTCGGCGGACCGCGCGAAGGCGTACCAGGCTTGGCAGACCCAGGCCAACGCGACGGGGGCGTTCCTGCCCGTCGTCCAGCCTGGTCAGTACGTCGTCACCGCGACGTCGATCAAGCAGCTCGAACTCAATCCCGTGTGGACCGTTGATCTCGCAGAAATCAAGTAG
- a CDS encoding dipeptidase, whose amino-acid sequence MPADIDPIVAEALRLSPVIDGHNDWAWECRENRGYSVEGFSEPLPSDTDIPRLRAGGVGAQFWSVYIDDGPDRPSAVQGTLEQIDWVHRLVARYPDTFALARTADEVEAAIRSGRIASLLGSEGAHSINDSPAVLRMLAALGVRYLTLTHVNNTEWADSATDEPRFGGLSERGRDYVRELNRLGVLVDLSHVSPATMHDALDVTEAPVIFSHSSCRALSNHPRNVPDDVLVRLAANGGVIMITFVPQFLSAAFAEWAEGPRTDPAPAVTIADVADHVEHARAIAGLEHIGIGGDFDGTDIFPEGLDGVDGYPALLAELARRGWGASELAALTGENILRVLRATDGAFTSQKPGVPVLEL is encoded by the coding sequence ATGCCTGCAGACATCGACCCGATAGTCGCGGAAGCACTCCGGCTTTCGCCCGTCATCGACGGTCACAACGACTGGGCGTGGGAGTGCAGGGAGAACCGTGGGTACTCGGTGGAGGGCTTCTCTGAACCCCTTCCCTCCGACACCGACATCCCCCGGCTGCGAGCCGGAGGGGTGGGCGCCCAGTTCTGGTCGGTCTACATCGACGACGGGCCCGACCGCCCATCCGCGGTCCAGGGGACACTCGAGCAGATCGACTGGGTGCACCGGCTCGTCGCGCGTTATCCGGACACCTTCGCTCTCGCGCGCACGGCCGACGAGGTGGAAGCGGCCATCCGGTCCGGGCGGATCGCTTCGCTCCTCGGGTCCGAAGGCGCCCACTCGATCAACGACTCCCCGGCCGTGCTCCGGATGCTCGCCGCGCTCGGCGTGCGATACCTCACTCTCACGCATGTCAACAACACCGAGTGGGCGGACTCCGCAACCGACGAACCCCGTTTCGGAGGCCTCTCCGAGCGCGGCAGAGACTACGTGCGCGAGCTCAATCGGCTGGGCGTCCTCGTCGATCTCTCGCACGTGTCGCCCGCGACAATGCACGACGCGCTCGATGTGACCGAGGCGCCGGTGATCTTCAGCCACAGCTCCTGCAGGGCGCTCTCGAACCATCCGCGCAATGTGCCCGACGACGTGCTCGTCCGGCTGGCGGCGAACGGGGGAGTCATCATGATCACCTTCGTGCCGCAGTTCCTGTCAGCGGCTTTCGCCGAATGGGCCGAAGGGCCGCGCACCGACCCTGCCCCGGCGGTCACGATCGCGGACGTCGCCGACCACGTCGAGCACGCGCGGGCGATTGCGGGCCTCGAGCACATCGGGATCGGCGGCGACTTCGACGGGACGGACATCTTCCCCGAGGGCCTCGACGGGGTGGACGGCTATCCTGCCCTGCTCGCTGAGCTCGCGCGGCGCGGCTGGGGAGCCTCCGAACTCGCTGCCCTCACCGGGGAGAACATCCTTCGCGTGCTGCGTGCGACCGACGGCGCTTTCACGAGTCAGAAACCCGGCGTTCCCGTCCTCGAACTCTGA
- a CDS encoding methylated-DNA--[protein]-cysteine S-methyltransferase: MSTSFAYLIRTDSPIGRLELTSDGEAITSLSIERDGHLPLEEHPERSAPVLDEAARQLNDYFEGTRKDFDLPVRLEGTEFQRSVWEALERLEFGQYTSYGELGAEIGRPGSGRAIGGAVGANPIPIIVGCHRVLSSNGRITGYSGGEGIPTKLWLLTHEGIMLAA, encoded by the coding sequence ATGAGCACTTCATTCGCGTATCTGATTCGCACGGACAGCCCCATCGGCCGACTCGAGCTCACCAGCGACGGCGAGGCCATCACGTCGCTCTCCATCGAGCGCGACGGTCACCTTCCGCTCGAGGAGCACCCCGAGCGAAGCGCCCCGGTCCTCGACGAGGCCGCCCGGCAGCTGAACGACTACTTCGAGGGAACCCGCAAGGACTTCGACCTCCCGGTGCGGCTGGAAGGCACCGAGTTCCAGCGGAGCGTCTGGGAGGCACTGGAGCGGCTCGAGTTCGGGCAGTACACCTCTTACGGCGAGCTTGGCGCAGAGATCGGCCGGCCAGGGTCCGGTCGTGCGATCGGCGGCGCCGTCGGGGCCAACCCGATTCCGATCATCGTCGGCTGCCATCGGGTCCTCTCATCGAACGGTCGCATCACCGGCTACAGCGGAGGCGAAGGCATCCCGACCAAGCTCTGGCTGCTCACCCACGAAGGGATCATGCTGGCCGCATGA
- a CDS encoding DNA-3-methyladenine glycosylase I gives MSATTIGDDGLARCAWAGSDAEYGRYHDEEWGREQHDPRALYEKLCLEGFQAGLSWITILRRRPAFREAFHDFEPERVASMTDTDVSRLLLDERIIRHRGKIEATISNARATLALDVGLEELMWGFAPEPGRPRPRDFGEVPAVTVESTALSKELRKRGFRFVGPTTMYALMQSTGMVDDHVVGCFRALN, from the coding sequence ATGAGCGCTACCACCATCGGAGACGACGGACTGGCGCGCTGTGCCTGGGCCGGCAGCGATGCGGAGTACGGGCGCTACCACGATGAGGAATGGGGGCGCGAACAGCATGACCCCCGTGCGCTTTACGAGAAGCTCTGCCTCGAGGGATTCCAGGCCGGCCTGTCCTGGATCACGATCCTTCGGCGGCGTCCGGCCTTCCGTGAGGCCTTCCACGACTTCGAACCTGAGCGCGTCGCGTCGATGACCGACACGGACGTCTCGCGTCTCCTGCTCGACGAGCGCATCATCCGCCACCGCGGCAAGATCGAGGCGACGATCTCGAACGCGAGGGCCACCCTCGCGCTCGACGTCGGCCTCGAGGAGCTGATGTGGGGCTTCGCACCGGAGCCGGGTCGACCGAGACCGAGGGACTTCGGCGAGGTCCCTGCGGTTACCGTCGAGTCCACCGCCCTGAGCAAGGAACTTCGGAAGCGCGGCTTCCGGTTCGTCGGGCCGACGACGATGTACGCGCTGATGCAGTCGACAGGAATGGTCGACGACCATGTCGTCGGCTGCTTCCGCGCCCTGAACTGA
- a CDS encoding YaaA family protein, translating into MLLLLPPSETKNDSGAGGALRLGELGFPSLTHTRRAVLKAIGELSRDRDASIRALKLGPKQHSEVDRNRVIRRSPTMPAIDLYSGVLYDAFDARTLSSADQVRAHEVVAVHSALFGLVRAGDSIPSYRLSFDSRLPGTTLKRAWGSPITSALERSRGLIVDLRSEGYAGLGPVPSTLDSIYVRVLARDDSGRVRALNHFNKQAKGLFARAIVASGAEFHDASELVDWAVGEGYEVALNGREFELVVPSVTGQPGRLMATLR; encoded by the coding sequence GTGCTCCTCCTCCTGCCACCGTCGGAGACGAAGAACGACAGCGGGGCCGGTGGTGCACTCCGGCTCGGCGAGCTGGGTTTTCCTTCGCTCACGCACACCAGGCGGGCGGTCCTGAAGGCGATCGGTGAATTGTCTCGCGATCGCGACGCGAGCATCCGCGCCCTGAAGCTCGGGCCGAAGCAGCACAGCGAGGTCGATCGAAACCGGGTGATCCGCCGATCGCCGACGATGCCTGCGATAGACCTCTATTCGGGCGTGCTCTACGACGCGTTCGATGCACGGACTCTCAGTTCGGCTGATCAGGTTCGGGCGCACGAGGTGGTCGCGGTGCATTCTGCGCTCTTCGGTCTGGTCCGTGCCGGGGACTCGATTCCGTCCTATCGGCTCTCCTTCGATTCGCGGCTCCCCGGCACAACGCTCAAGCGCGCGTGGGGATCGCCGATCACGTCGGCACTCGAGCGGTCGCGGGGTCTGATCGTCGACCTGCGGTCGGAAGGCTACGCCGGGCTGGGCCCGGTGCCGTCCACTCTGGACTCGATCTACGTGCGCGTGCTGGCGCGCGACGATTCGGGTCGGGTTCGAGCGCTGAATCACTTCAACAAGCAGGCCAAGGGCCTTTTCGCTCGAGCGATCGTCGCGAGTGGAGCCGAGTTCCACGACGCGTCGGAGCTCGTCGACTGGGCTGTGGGCGAAGGCTACGAGGTCGCGCTGAACGGTCGCGAGTTCGAACTCGTGGTGCCCTCGGTGACCGGTCAACCCGGGCGGCTGATGGCAACGCTCCGCTAG